Within Spinacia oleracea cultivar Varoflay chromosome 4, BTI_SOV_V1, whole genome shotgun sequence, the genomic segment taattgtAAATTATTATTTACGGATAATTAATAGTATTTCGTAAACAAATTTAGTAACATATATGCGTTGCACGAGTCCAAAATTTGTAGAGAATAAACTTTAGACGTGTCACCATAAGAATGTGGTATCCAAATTAATGCAGCAGAGATATGTCACAAAATGTAACTTGAGTACTTGACACATAACAGAGTGTAACCAAAACTTGCACAAAATGAGAGAATGTTCAAGTCATAACCACTCAGTATTTTCTTCACATATTGATCAAATATATATATGTTCAAATCATAAACTATGCAAGATGTTGATCCGAGTGTTTTCATCTAACTCGGTCCTCAATATTTCTTCATATTGGAGAATAATTCCCGTGGTGCCGATCTCATCGAATGCTTTTAGAATCTTGCCCGAAGTACATGCGTCAATCGTCAAGCACCAAGGATAAGAGTTTCGTATGCTTCCTTCACCTGGACCAGTGTTACCCGCTGACACACAACTTAGCACATTGGTTTTCAATGCTTCAAGAGTTTCCATTCGATCTTATTCGGATAATCCAATTCAAattttcggatatccgatctGATTTTAAGGTTTTGGGTCGGATATCCAAAAAAATTTAGTTTAaaacgctttggaaaatgtgtccaaagtatgaaacTTTGTCCGTAAATtaccactattatatacatcaaattgttagatgtaagatcttgttagattggtatcggtatgtattttcagaatatcaactttttataattttttcatataCGGATTtgaatatattagtagttaaatattacaTTAAAGTTCGTGCATATAATAACCTTAAAAGAATTCTATGAAAAGGAGatagtatatattttctttaagagtttttaattattgttgtGGGTTAATTAACAGGCGCATTCTGGGGTAACGAAGCAAGAAAGGAAGCTTTTATGCAGATTAATCGACTGTCGAAAACTCTCTCCAGAAGCGTGTTTACATGCATCACGGAATGAACGATTGCCTGTAAGAGCAGTACTGCAAGTCCTGTTTTCAGAACAGAACAAGATAACCCGACAACTGGAATGGAGCGGCTCGTTATATACGGATAGAAGCCCAAACTCTAATAAGATAGAGGAGTTGGGCCGATGCCACTCGAAAATAGAGGTTTCAGCCCAACATATGGAGATCAAGAGGTTGAAGGAAGATGTTGTCAGACTTCAGAACCAGATAAACATGATGCAGAATCAGATTGAGAAAGTTGGTGAGAAGAAGAAAGGGTTTTTTAGGTGGAAGAAGATTTTAATTCCTAGTTCAAGTACTAGTGTTGCAGATGTAGGAAAGAGGGATTTTGAGGAAGTTGGGTTTGGAAGACATACCCCACTTAATAAGGGTAAGACCTCACATAGATGGAGGAAATCTCTTTCTTGATTAATTAATTCTTGTTTCTTTTACACTTTatgatatgtttttttttactatatGTAATAAAATTTGTGTATGTTTAGTACTAGATTGTGAAATGTTGAAGAACTTGTATGTCAATCAGAAAGCAAAGCGACATTACCTTACATGAAGTTTATGCATGCTTATTAACAACAAAGTTGTTATTTTATATATACGAACTTTTATAGAAGACGATCTTACATAAAAGACAGTTtttgtgtcatataagttaagcactagaactaattaattaagcaatgaaagtaattagttaagcactagaaacaattagttaaaaataaaactaattagttaagcactaaaacTAATCAAtaactagtatttaaaaaagataACCATCTCTATTTTGAAGACACGTAAGCAACACCGTTATGAAGACATGTGGCGGACACATCAACATCACCCATCTTCCCTGTTAACTTCTCGTGAGCATTCAATTGTTCCTTTCTAATTAAACCTCCAATTCAAACTTCATTCAAACTCGATTCAATTAAACCTTTAATTCAATCCTTTAATCTCCTCTCATTAACTCTACCGTTATAATTTAATTCCCAATTTCCGGTAGAACTTCAACCAATCCCGCCATCTTCTCTCTTCCCCCAATATTATTCAATATAATTAATTCAATCCCTTAACTTTCTCTTCTGCAATTAGCAACTCAGTAGTTTCAATTTATACTATAGTTCACAAATTATTTATAGTTGAGACAATTTAGTTGTGAAATTCATATCCCCAAGTATCCAACCTTTCGAAATACCACTTATGGAGGCTTAACACCTTCTCTAATGGAATCAAAAGAAAGCAATAAGCGTTATTGCACGTGCAAACTATCAATCCACGATTTCGATCAAATCCAATATATTTAAAAACAACACAGACTACCAAAATATCTCGCACAGCCATATCAAATTGTAATAGAATGTGTGACAATGTGGGTTAGGCGGTAGAAAATCAAGAGAAGAATAACAATTATCAGATGATTTTACAGATAAATTGTTGTAGAATGTGAGAGTTCACGCGGTAGAATGTGAGAAATGGGAATTGATTTGTGGTTTACAGTGGTGAGGAAGAAGAATGAACAGAGAGTGATCAGATAGAGCACAAAAGTGAGTGGAGGGGGTATTCTaattttctatattttttttgtttttaacttttttgTAATCTGTTTTTATAGTAAGGGATCTGATAAGTGGTAGTTTTGTCAACTATTAAGTGTCTTTTTTCTCCCATTTTGATCTTTATTCCATCCTCATTGTGCATTTCCTAGCTtattttgcttagttttagATAATTGTTGTAGTTGTAGGTCTTTTgtaaattttagttaattttgtcACTTTTCTAGGATTTGGTACTTCTCCCTTGTGTTTAATGTTGTAGGTTTGGATCTTGCACATCTACATGCCACGCACAAAGAATGGAAGGGCGCAAAGGAGCGAAATAAAACCATTTGGAAGAGTTTTGCAAGACTTGTGCACAACAGCCACACTAAAACGAGCATAACTTTTTCTCTACTTAATATTTTCTTGTGATTCCAGTTGGAGATGAAAGCTTATTCCAAgatctttccaacgagtggtcacacaACTTAATTGGACGAGTAACGAATAAGTTATGGCCATTTGAAGCAGGCTATGTTCGGTTTTCCGCGAGAAGGCTCATCCCGCCCACGACGTGGACCCGTCCCGCCCGGGACAAGGCATCCCGCCCGCGACGAATTTCACCCCGGGCGGGATTTTGCTACTGGAACTTTTTGCAATTTTTGCCCAGCTCTCTCGTCCCGCCCGCGACAATCACATCCCGCCCGGGCCGACGTGTTCCGCGTACACTTTCTTTCGACGGAGATTACTATGTTGCTTGGTATATATACTAATTGTACGACATTTTCAAGGGGAGAAGCCATGTATTAGCAGATTTTAGCTTAGGTTagggtttttagagagagaaactctcattttctagagagagaaagtgagaaaaaCTTGTTGAATGCTTGGATTTTGGAGAATCTAAGGAGGAAACTTGAAGATTTGGAGGCTCCTTGCAATTTCAATGAGAATTTCTTACTCTATCtcttgttttattgtttaatttgtttatttttatattgtttCACTTTTAATTACTTGTTTGTCTTAGTTTAGTGTTGGATTTCATGTTATTAGTTGTGATGTCATTGTTCTTGCTATTTATAATGATTTGTGAGTAGTTGTTTTACTTGGGAATTGGTTGAAGCCATTGATGAGATTATGAACCTATAAATTGAACATGGAATTTTCACTTGGGATGAATTTGGTTGATTGATTTGGTATTTCATGAATGCTTGTGTGGTTAGCCATCATAAAATCATTATTTAGATACCCTTAGTGAAAGATCGAAAGATGAAGTTAAGGGGTTGCCTCAAATCGATCATTAGACTTGCAGGACCATGAAAATAGGGACTACATAGTCTAGGGGACTTTCTTTGATTGTTTATGTTCATCATGTGTATGGATATGCTTAGTTGAATGCCTTAGCCATGAAAATAGGTCTTTGGTTGGATATTAGGCCAATCTTACTAGCTTGAAAGAGTAGTTAGAGTACCCTTGGATGAACGATTCCCCTCAATTGATCCCTTTtgtttctttctcattttgATTGCTTGGTTTGTGAATTATTTGATTGGTGGATACCCTTTCCCAAGGCCTTTTTTAATTGTTGTTCATTTTAACCCAAAAATCATCACCCCAAAAAGACTTGGCCTAGCTTATCATAGTCAATATTTTAACAGTGCTCCCCTTAGTTCCTGTGGATCGACCCTTGCTTGCCCTTTCTACCCATTAGAGAGACCAAGTtaggtttttttattttttggtagcCTTGACGACGGACCTATCAGGatcctccttttctttttcttaatagcAACGTTTGATGTTTCAGACTTCACTATAATGCATAGATTTAACCAATAATATCTTGAGTTGGAGGTACAATACAAATTAGCTATTAGTATGCATTAATTCAAATGAGGTATCGGTCTAATGGTAAAGACAAAGGGAATGTGCACGATAATTCTCAGGTTTATTTTTCCTCCTCCAATTGTAATTTGTATTGTCTTTGTGCTCATCACACACTCTAaagaaaaattattaatttcattgcTCGATCTTCTTATTTACTGTTTAAAATATTACTACCTATTAATTTAATGTAACTTTTACCAGTTGTGTACAAGAAGTCTCAAATATTGTAAGTTTGTAAGTTTTCAACACCCCCTATAACAATGCTTAATATAACTTTACTTTCTTACAATAATTCACATTTTCCTTACTACTAGCCCGTTCGTTGAATGGGCCATAAAACTAGTTacttaagcaatgaaaccaattagttaatcgaTTAACGTGGTCTTTTCCGGTAAggtggtcttacacaaaagttgtagTTCTATATATAAGTATGGAAAActaattgataaaaaaaaatacattcaCACACAAATGAATATCAGTATGTTAACTTTGAAATGTGCTTCAAAACGTCAACATTTCAATTGTGCTTCAAAAGTTTACCATCTAACTGTTTGAGCTTGTAACTGTCTGGCCTAAACTAGTCGAAAATTTCGTAAAGACCTTCCAAAGTTGTCGAAAGTTTTCCATGGATTTTGTTTTTCTGAACAAAGGCTTGCATTTTAAACACCAGATATCCAATTTGTAAAGGTCAGGTGTTGACCCTTCAGTTGTAGCGCTTGCCGATCTTATGTTGGTAAGTCACGTTCAAAATGCTTTCTCTGTCTCAAATCTCATCAGGGAGATCTAAGGCCCGGTCAACAATTGATTATTTAGAGCTCGTTCGGCATCACtttcagttttcagtttttggttttgTATGTcttatgatttagattgaataaTAAACTAAAAAAATCTTACTTATAGTAATTATGTAGATTTCGAAAACTGGCAACACAAAACTGGaaactactttttgtggtttttaattttgattttagttttGTGAAATACATAAAACTGGAAACAAAAACGATACCGAACGAGCCCTTAAGAATGGCCGAAAAATGCAAGTGTGGCTATTAACAAGAGCGATTTCCCTAAATATTGTTAAAACCATAATAAATTCCCCATTTGCATCGGTTTTAAAACTAATTCCCACGGTACTTTCCACGTAGGATCGGGTtagctccattattattttatttatttttaaacagTAGAACCGCTATCACCTTTAGCGGTTTTCATAGTAGAGCTGCTAATGGTAATAGCAGGTCTTCTACTCTTAcgattcccccccccccccccccccttttttaTCGTCTGCTTCATTGTTTCAACTCTAATTCAATTTTCCATCTCTTCATTTCATATTCAAATCAATTGCATACCAGTTTATCGGTATTTGGGAAATTTCCCCCTGTTATTCTTCAATCTGAagaatctatacctagtctataaaaaacgaaaccacatttgattagatgacacgtgtcatttcttcTTTCCTCCATCTCATTTGGTaatttttctcaattttttttgttgtttgctTTATTTTATAACTCCAACCAACTCTTCCCCTTCAACTTCCTcatacaacatcaattcaccaatttACTCATTTAACATCGTCCACTTCATCTCCCCTTTAACACTTAATATTAATTtacaatttaatttatgtaatatttcaaccttcaaattctacctcaatttaaatcatatattttcatcaaaatcacaagctcaataaaattaaaacttaaaaaGACGATTAAATAACCATATACAACCGCCCGTTCTTTGAACAGGCTCATAAGCTAGTTGAAATTAAAATGGAGGGGCAAAGATTTTTATGGAAGGAGTTGAGTCATTGCGTATCAAATTAATGAGCTTCAATGAATTATACCTTGCcaaattctctctccttaaattcattattttctttttcaatttatttttatggCTTTTGTTTAATTTGATTTGAGAGTTCCAGACTTCCAGTGATGGTTTAATCCTTGAGAACCGAGATCTTACCTTTCCCCACCTT encodes:
- the LOC130472165 gene encoding root phototropism protein 3-like produces the protein MASNWLPAPPPSSIAPPPSSIAPPLSIFSLPPPPASPQHSPPQHLAHSGVTKQERKLLCRLIDCRKLSPEACLHASRNERLPVRAVLQVLFSEQNKITRQLEWSGSLYTDRSPNSNKIEELGRCHSKIEVSAQHMEIKRLKEDVVRLQNQINMMQNQIEKVGEKKKGFFRWKKILIPSSSTSVADVGKRDFEEVGFGRHTPLNKGKTSHRWRKSLS